A stretch of DNA from Lycium ferocissimum isolate CSIRO_LF1 chromosome 4, AGI_CSIRO_Lferr_CH_V1, whole genome shotgun sequence:
GGAGGTGTATCCGGAATGAATCTAGATTAGTCGAGccaataaatttcaaatatcgAATagttaaaaagaataaaaaatagcAATCATCAGCTAGAAGGTGCCAAGGAAATACACCACATGATTGTAGTACGAGGAACACTAtctctttataaattattttagtaCGAGGAACACTAtctctttataaattattttagcGATCAACTAATCTTCTCTATatattccatgattttttttcatttaatcaAATTGAGAATTGAGTACATCTCCTTCTTAGCTNNNNNNNNNNNNNNNNNNNNNNNNNNNNNNNNNNNNNNNNNNNNNNNNNNNNNNNNNNNNNNNNNNNNNNNNNNNNNNNNNNNNNNNNNNNNNNNNNNNNCCAACACTCTCCATGTTGATTAGGAcattccaattagtagaaaagctagaagaaaataatttttcttgataaaaaattagggaccatattcggccagcccccttggccgaatggttctcctTCTTTGTCTTCAATTTCTCTAAGTTTCTAGAGTTtgcaaaatgatgaattgtctcacttagtcatcctttgtatatatatatacttagctcccacaaatatatggtgtacacatgtgccatttcatggcttgaaactattggccaaccatggtgGGCCCCCATcataccccacggccacatggccctttggcacttttatgaaatatttttttcaactcttagcccctagttttccttgttccaaatttacccttaatactccataccaataaaaagatgaatatgcaacttatgcactctaacaaaatcgaaaaaaaaatataaccttgtccttaacttatcgcataGCTCTTTAATATCCCAATGTTCaagatacgggatataacaaattagaaataacttaactttaaaaaaaatattttacccttaatgaaataatttatagctacacaAATGTTTAACGTTTGTTTCAGATcgcaaatttcaaaagtcttcctttatttcttgaatttttttttctagtcaAACgctgtcacataaattgggatagaggtaGTAGCATTGTTTTCCTTCAATTATTGtaaacttttaattttagtcCTTGTGATATCTGACAACGCATTTAACTTTCAATTACATAAAATGTAAACTTTTGATCTCTTTGCTAGTAAATGTTcataaatttctaaaattattaACTATTTCACCATTTCATTATCCATAAATTATGTTAAAATGCACGTACGACATATTTGAGGGTAACATACTTCTAAAAATAGTTATATGATCACAATgaccaaaattaaaatttatcaataattaataattaaggACACTCTTATCTTACAAAGTAGGGATAAAGTTGCGTACACACCACACCCTCCCAGTAAATCCcactgttgttgttgttgtcaatAATTAAGCGTATTATTATTCCTTTCACTTATGATGTTTCCTATGAGAACAAATAGTCAAAGAGGACCAAAACCTGACAAATAGCCACCTAATTACCTTAACAACCAGTAGAAAAGCTTATAGGCTAGTACGAGGAAATTTCAACTACACTTTCAGTACAAAGTTTATTATTCCCTCtagataaaaaaaagtgtccatttaattttttttatttttttagtcaaaaagagtgtctacttatcaaattaaaaaaaaaatcttatttttttagatttgcCCTATTAAGTGctatatgatcaaatctcaatactcATTTAATTAGGataaattacctatttttttaggagttagtatttcATTACTTGGTGTGCAAATGAGTGAAAGAACACTTTTTGATTCGGAGGGGATAGTTTAATGTCTGAACGACCAAATGATAATACTTAAATCAGAACAATGTACAATGCTTCACAGCTCATGATCAACTCACAAAAATACAGACCGCTGAAgatgtaacttttttttaattgtttttctttcttaaataatGTACGTTATAATACAGTCAGtatttaaaatgaaaagttgATTGTAATGACCGTAGGGATTAGCAAAATTTATCAAAGAAATAAATTTAACTACcaaattaatatttgaaaaccactttttataatatagtatatataatacggcaaagggtcatatatacccctctactatCTCAAAATAGTTATCCGTGTCCCCCGTTTGCTTTTTTGATGTTATATACCCCCGCCGTTAGTGTATCGACCATATATACCCTCACAGTTAACGGCCACTTTTTAAGTGCCACGTGGCACAATCTCAACCGACCCagccttttttttctcttttatttaatcAGACCCACATTATTAATTCATCCAAATAAATGAGACCCGGCCCATTAATACCCGACCCATTAAGACCTCAAATAAGACTTCATAACCTAATAACATATCCAACTAGGGTTCTATCAGCCATTTTTTATGCTCCTTCTCCTcttaacttcttcttcttcaatatgTTGCGAATTAGGGTTCTTCACACCTagttccttcttcttctctacTTTTTCAATTCTATTGACACCCTAGAATCAAAAATCATCCAAAATTAAATTTGGGTCCTCTAATTCGGGTCCttgttgttgaagcaaaaaACAAGGGTGTTACAATGTCTCAAGCTAGTTGTTCATCTCAAGATGGTTCTTCAAAGCATACGTGTCTTTGCGGACTGGTTGCCAATTACTTTACGGCTTACACTCCTGCAATAGTTAGTTTGGAGGGTATTGATGCGGTTAATCGAGAAAGGGACATGTTGAAGcaaaaagtgaaggaattggaGGCTACAAATCAAGTTGAAAGGAGCAAAgttgtgaaattggaagacgaGGTCTCGAAGATGAAGGTTGTTATTGTGATATCTTTGTTCTCATTTGCTTGCATTTTTTCTTTGCTTGTGTAAGTAGTTGTGTTATTTTGCGATGAATTAGGTTGTGTTGTAGTAATTGATGTAGTAAGTTGCCTTGTAAGATGAATGTTGATGAAACGTGCATTTTGTGATTAATTGATGTAGTAAGTCTTGTAGTTTTTGGTTGATGAACAAGTATTGGTCCATGTTTTGTTGGTTGAATGTAATGTTAGCCATTATTTAGTGTTCCTTTGGCAGCATGTAAATGGCCATATGTAGTATTGTTTTTCTAGCTTTGAATGTGTCTAAATGGTATCACATACCTGTTTATATAGTCACACATCTTCTCTACGTTATAAATGGACAAATGAACTAATAAAGCAAGCAGCTAATAGAACTAAGTTATAAATGGACAAATGAACTAATACAAGCAGCAGCTAATACAACTAAGTTATAAATGGACAAAGACAATTCGGCATACTAAATGGTGGTTACCATAACTTCACATAGCTGAATAAGTGTCAACATACAAGTTGAAATATAACAAACGGTTGAAATATAACAAACGGATGCCATATTATAACCCATAAAACAAATCACCACCTAAGTTATACTATGGCATCCTTTCAAACATACCAAAACACTAAAGAGTTGTTTAGCAAATATATTGGCATAAGCCATTAATTACATCGGCAAGTAATTTGTTTAGTTTGGACATACCAATCCAATACCATTACTCCAAAAACATACTACACATAAAAACACTTCAGTAGGGCTTCCTTGGctccatttttctagattttttggCAGCTTGCAACAGGAGATGGTGGCCTGTAATAGAtttatacccccccccccccccgagtcCCCTTGGTGAGTATGATAAATTTGTTGGCTCACTCACACTAGCCGCATCACCCTGTTGATAGTTCTTGTCCCAGTGACCATTTGTGCCTCTTTTCTCTTCTGCAGCCTAGTCCTTGCCTCTGAAACAACTTTAGGCCTCAAGTTAGGCTCCTCTTCATTTGCAAATTCTGGAAACTCAAAGTCTGGACATTCACTGCTGCTGGGCTGATGTGCACTCACTGTTGGTGTAGGCATGAAGACAAATGTCTGAGTTGCTGGATTGCTGGATTCTTGAGTTGGCTCTGGTCCAGATAGTTGTATGTCCACTGGTGTGTCCACATCAATATCTTCATAATCAACAGCTACCTTCTTCCTTTCGTTGCTTTTTTCCCTTAACAGGCTGTCAATTAATAAGAAAACAGTTAGACAATTAAAAACAGTTAGTCAATGCAAACTGAAAGTAACAGTTACCTTTTTACACCCTTTTGTATTGTGGTTTGATTCTCCACAGTTGTTACACACCATAACCCTGCCTTTCCTTGAAGCTTTTCTCTTGATTGCTTCATCCTTGGCTCTATCCCTCTTCACCTTAGGCCTGCCAGCTAGCTTGACAATTTGTGGTGGATCCATTGCATGAGAAGGCTCTACCTTCTAGAATTTTTCCCCCCTAACAGGTTGCAACTTATATGAATAAGTTTTTAAGGTTGCTTCTTTGCTGTACCACCAATGAATTTCAGTAAAGGGGTCAATCCTGTTGTACATCAAAGCTTTGATAGCATGAGGACATGGTATGCCAGAAAGTTGCCATGTCCTGCAAGTACATTGCTTAGCCTCCAAGTTCACTGTGTGTCTATCACTCCCTTCAATAACCTCATATCCAAAGTCACCATTAAAATGAAGCACACAAGAATGAGCAATTCTCAGATAATCAGCATAAAGCATCATACATAGGGGATCAAGTTTTCTCGCCCATGCCCTCGCCCTCTCATCATGTTCCCTCAACATGTTCATTACTTTCAACCTAATGTCCTCTAGCATTGTAATTATGGGTTTGTACCTAGCATCTAAGATCCATGCATTAAACAATTCTGTAAAGTTGTGATCCACAGCCATATTTTTGCAAACAGTATAAAAAAAAGCTCTACACCAGCACTGGGGAGGATAATGGATCAGGTCTTTGATAGCATCTTCATCCATTTCCCCTAGCTTCCTTAGTTGGTCATCAAACTCCTCTTCATAGGTGGACCATGCACTCCACCACAACAACTTCTTCATTTCACCAGATCTCCACCTTTTCATCCAATTTGCCTCAATGTGTCTAACACAGAACCTATGGTTAGCTTCAGGGAGGACAATTTTCATTGCCTCAAGTAACCCCTACAATaggttttataaaaaattacacTTACAGAATAATAAAACATGGAAATGGACATATTAAACTTGCAGAATAATAAAACATAGAAATGGACAGTAAGGGTACCTTTTGCATATCAGAAATGATAGTGTATCCCTCTCCCATGTTTAGTTCAAGTGACATCTTCAGCAATCCCAAGAACCAATCCCATGTTTTCTTAGTCTCTTTGTCAACTACAGCCCAAGCTATATGATAAAAATGGTTGTTTGAGTCAAGTGCAACAGCAACCAAAAGTTGACCCTTAGCTTTTCCCTTGAGAAATGTCCCGTCCAATCCAATGAAAGGTCTCAAACCTTCTTTGAAACCCATCTTCAATGCATGCAAACAAATATACATTCTACAGAACCTCCTCTTACCTTCCATAAGTGCATCTTTTGACAAATTGATAATAATATCACTTCCAAGGTTACTAATCCTCAACTCATTGCCATAAGCCTCTAACCTATTATAATCATCCTTAAAGCTACCATCCAGCTTATTCAGAATCAAGTTTTTTGCCCTTTTGCACTTGCCATGACTTGCATTAAGTTCAAATGCAGCCTTTAAGTCAGCCCTCATGTCCTTTACTTTATATTTGGGATTATTTTGAAGCTTTTTCTTAAAGTAATGTGCAATGGTGTAGTAGTCAACCCTACTGTTATCATAAGCAATGAAGCAATTATGTTCTATGTTTAGGGTCTTGATTCTAACCTCAGGGCAGTTCCCATCCTTAgaaataagacaaacaaatgGACAACCTACTTGACACTCATACCTCAGCCTTTTTGAATCACTTTTTCTAACTGCGACTCTTTCTTATTTGTCAAAGCATACAATTTCGGACACTTCCTAACTTCATTAATGTCCTTGAAGGTCATACTATTGTCAAGTTCTTTGTAATCTAACAACTGATCAGTAATGTTCACCCTCCTTTGGTTAGCAATAAATTCTAAGTCATCAGATTCATAATCAGAAGAAGCAGAGTCATTTTCATCCTCAGCATCAGTTGAGCTACAATCAGTAGCAACCCCTAAACTAggttcaacaccaacaacattggGTTCAAAAGCATCAACATTAGGTTCAAAAGGTTCATCATAATTTAGGATATTAGGCACATCAACTGCTAACTCACAATCATCAATAGCAAATAAGTTAATCACATAGTAATCATCACTAACCATTGCCGAAGAACCTCCAATACCACTATCGCAAATCATTTCATATAATTTACCGAAGGGGCGACTAAGAGTTGTTGAACCCCAACAAACCCTAAGTTATTACCGTACTCATCTACAACATCATTAAAAGATAGATGGTCGAGTCATAACCTTCCCAAATGTTATGGAACTTAACTTCTCATACTTGACTTCTGGCTCATAAGTCCAATCCCCACCATAGTTGAATATTAACTCCAAATTAACCATGATGAATAAGCTGCAAccaaatacataataaaaagaTCAGATACTGTTGGCATCAATACACAAATAAAAAACAGCAAAGAAATAAAGAGTTGACTTCAAAGGACCACCATAAACTAAAAAATGGTACAAAAACAGTAACTTTATATAAACTTATCTAAATGGTTCAAATTAAACCAAAACCAGCACCAAATGAATAAAAACAGTTACTTTATCTAAACTTAAGTTAAACCACAAACTGTTGGCATCAATACacaaataaaaaacaacaaagaaataaAGAGTTGACTTCAAAGGACCAACATAAACTAAAAAATGGTTCAAATTAAACCAAAATCAGCACCAAATGAATAAAAACAGTTACTTTAAC
This window harbors:
- the LOC132054104 gene encoding uncharacterized protein LOC132054104 is translated as MICDSGIGGSSAMVSDDYYVINLFAIDDCELAVDVPNILNYDEPFEPNVDAFEPNVVGVEPSLGVATDCSSTDAEDENDSASSDYESDDLEFIANQRRVNITDQLLDYKELDNSMTFKDINEVRKCPKLYALTNKKESQLEKDGNCPEVRIKTLNIEHNCFIAYDNSRVDYYTIAHYFKKKLQNNPKYKVKDMRADLKAAFELNASHGKCKRAKNLILNKLDGSFKDDYNRLEAYGNELRISNLGSDIIINLSKDALMEGKRRFCRMYICLHALKMGFKEGLRPFIGLDGTFLKGKAKGQLLVAVALDSNNHFYHIAWAVVDKETKKTWDWFLGLLKMSLELNMGEGYTIISDMQKGLLEAMKIVLPEANHRFCVRHIEANWMKRWRSGEMKKLLWWSAWSTYEEEFDDQLRKLGEMDEDAIKDLIHYPPQCWCRAFFYTVCKNMAVDHNFTELFNAWILDARYKPIITMLEDIRLKVMNMLREHDERARAWARKLDPLCMMLYADYLRIAHSCVLHFNGDFGYEVIEGSDRHTVNLEAKQCTCRTWQLSGIPCPHAIKALMYNRIDPFTEIHWWYSKEATLKTYSYKLQPVRGEKF